From Thermodesulfobacteriota bacterium, a single genomic window includes:
- a CDS encoding metal-dependent transcriptional regulator gives MDDEKRDEILEAILRANEKRLYSLEAIRRDCATAVTEADFLQLECEGLIATHGGQVTLSSRGQGVANGVMRRHRLAEVLLSSILQLKNSELEEVACRAEHYLLPEVEEAICTLLGHPEVCPDGRPIPRGRCCQSGFRLREGLVVSLADLRTGEAGRIFYLKPSADWTVHQIVALGLQPGVTVTVLQTSPAFCVAYEHTEIAMDREIAAHIFVWRTFQAG, from the coding sequence ATGGACGACGAGAAGCGGGACGAGATCCTGGAGGCCATCCTCCGAGCCAATGAGAAGAGGCTCTACTCCCTGGAGGCCATCCGGCGGGATTGCGCGACGGCCGTGACCGAGGCCGACTTTCTGCAGCTGGAGTGCGAGGGACTCATCGCCACGCACGGTGGGCAAGTGACCCTCAGCAGCCGGGGGCAAGGCGTGGCCAACGGTGTCATGCGGCGCCATCGTCTGGCCGAGGTCCTGTTGTCGAGCATTCTGCAGCTGAAGAATTCCGAGCTGGAGGAGGTGGCCTGCCGGGCCGAGCATTACCTGCTGCCGGAGGTGGAGGAGGCCATCTGCACCCTGCTTGGGCATCCGGAGGTCTGTCCGGACGGTCGCCCCATCCCCCGGGGCCGGTGCTGCCAGAGCGGCTTCCGGTTGCGGGAAGGGCTTGTGGTGAGCTTGGCCGATCTCCGCACGGGCGAGGCGGGCAGGATCTTCTATCTGAAGCCCAGTGCCGACTGGACCGTGCATCAGATTGTAGCCCTCGGCCTGCAGCCCGGCGTGACGGTCACCGTGCTGCAGACCTCGCCGGCCTTCTGTGTTGCCTACGAGCACACCGAGATCGCCATGGACCGCGAGATCGCTGCCCACATTTTCGTCTGGCGCACCTTCCAGGCCGGCTAG
- a CDS encoding FecR domain-containing protein: protein MPRTSCLPGLILLVFALGLPGWALAATAPVGRVAILQGQAEALSAAGDTRALAIKAPIHANDTIRTGPASRLQLFFLDETILSLGPESSVTIDQFVFDQETSAGAFAADLARGTFRMVTGAISRANPEQVKVKTPAATIGIRGCYLAGVLEGGQQSLTLVFLGGLRGAERGIYAENAQGTTDLTMAGFGLTVPSAGAAPSPPIQFSIGDIQNLLSGTELTPSGQEAQGGEATTGRSGVVTGSLGGPAPPVESGPSGLGDTFNSTAPPVLTLPEVVPEPIIPPSGPPALPEPPPPPPN, encoded by the coding sequence ATGCCCAGAACGTCCTGTCTTCCCGGGTTGATCCTGCTGGTCTTCGCCCTGGGCCTGCCCGGCTGGGCCCTGGCCGCCACCGCCCCCGTGGGCCGGGTGGCGATCCTCCAGGGCCAGGCGGAAGCCCTGTCCGCGGCAGGCGATACCCGCGCCTTGGCGATCAAGGCCCCGATCCACGCCAACGATACCATCCGGACCGGACCAGCCAGCCGGCTCCAGCTCTTCTTCCTGGACGAGACCATTCTGAGCCTCGGGCCGGAGAGCAGCGTCACCATCGACCAGTTCGTCTTCGACCAGGAGACCTCGGCGGGCGCCTTTGCGGCAGATCTCGCCCGGGGCACCTTCCGCATGGTCACCGGCGCCATCTCCCGCGCCAATCCGGAACAGGTGAAGGTGAAGACCCCGGCTGCTACCATCGGCATCCGCGGCTGTTACCTGGCCGGTGTCCTGGAAGGCGGGCAGCAGTCCCTGACCCTGGTCTTCCTGGGGGGCCTCCGGGGTGCCGAGCGGGGCATCTACGCCGAGAACGCCCAGGGAACGACTGACCTCACCATGGCCGGCTTCGGCCTCACGGTGCCGTCCGCCGGCGCTGCCCCTTCCCCGCCCATCCAGTTCAGCATCGGGGACATCCAGAATCTTCTTTCCGGAACCGAGCTGACCCCCAGCGGCCAGGAAGCCCAGGGAGGCGAGGCCACCACCGGCCGCAGCGGCGTGGTGACCGGCAGCCTCGGCGGCCCGGCTCCCCCGGTGGAGTCCGGCCCCTCGGGCCTGGGCGACACCTTCAATTCCACGGCCCCGCCCGTCCTCACCCTGCCAGAGGTGGTGCCGGAGCCGATCATCCCCCCCAGCGGACCGCCAGCGCTGCCGGAGCCGCCACCACCTCCTCCCAACTGA
- a CDS encoding tetratricopeptide repeat protein: protein MTTRRSATLAGVSLAVAIGCTLVPGTGRAAPTPEPAAVPAGLTPHQTYARAWQAVFADPANPQLNYELGRAAMEIGLYENAAAAYERVLMVDPHLVAARFELGRAYFELQSYAMAKTELAQVLAAHPEEPILSATHRYLAEIGKRTASHRLDIAVSLGLIYDTNANVGPADGIIDTVFGPITLGPASTEEEDAGTLISLQGRHRWSPDQDTGFAWVNRLAYRSIAYFRKSEFNLAAASLATGPTYGQGAWGLELPVTADLIEFGSDAYAEYYGLAPSAAWGPSSEVSLGSRLTLQSRDYDTNPNLDGSYAALELLPRYIDPQMRYWLQCQLGYTWENTEAGFEENDGPLWGVSVFADLHERLKGLVQLENQYLGFDDPDPIHGRPRNDTRIRATLSLVAPLPWWDLDLGLSYVATRNRSNLDEHDYLRQQTTCMITKRF, encoded by the coding sequence ATGACGACGAGGCGATCGGCGACTCTGGCCGGTGTCTCCCTGGCCGTGGCCATCGGCTGCACGCTGGTGCCCGGCACCGGCCGGGCCGCCCCTACCCCCGAGCCGGCAGCCGTTCCGGCCGGGCTGACGCCCCACCAGACTTACGCCCGCGCCTGGCAGGCGGTATTCGCCGACCCGGCCAACCCGCAGCTCAACTACGAGCTGGGCCGGGCGGCCATGGAGATCGGCCTGTACGAGAACGCCGCTGCCGCCTACGAACGGGTGCTCATGGTCGATCCCCATCTGGTGGCCGCCCGCTTCGAGCTGGGCCGGGCGTATTTCGAGCTGCAGTCCTACGCCATGGCCAAGACCGAGCTTGCGCAGGTCCTGGCCGCCCATCCCGAGGAGCCGATCCTCTCGGCCACCCACCGCTACCTGGCGGAGATCGGCAAGCGCACCGCCAGCCACCGGCTCGACATCGCGGTGAGCCTGGGGCTCATCTACGACACCAACGCCAATGTCGGCCCGGCGGACGGCATCATCGACACCGTCTTCGGCCCCATCACCCTGGGGCCGGCCAGCACCGAAGAGGAGGATGCGGGCACCCTGATCAGCCTGCAGGGCCGGCACCGTTGGAGCCCGGACCAGGATACCGGCTTTGCCTGGGTCAACCGGCTGGCCTACCGGAGCATCGCCTATTTCCGCAAATCGGAATTCAACCTGGCGGCTGCCTCCCTGGCCACCGGGCCGACCTATGGCCAGGGGGCCTGGGGCCTGGAGCTGCCGGTAACCGCGGACCTCATCGAATTCGGCTCCGATGCCTATGCCGAGTACTACGGCCTCGCCCCCAGCGCCGCCTGGGGACCAAGCTCGGAGGTCAGCCTGGGCAGCCGCCTCACCCTGCAGAGCCGGGACTACGACACCAACCCCAACCTGGATGGCTCCTACGCGGCCCTGGAGCTGCTGCCGCGCTACATCGACCCGCAGATGCGCTACTGGCTGCAATGCCAGCTGGGATACACCTGGGAGAATACCGAGGCAGGGTTCGAGGAGAACGACGGCCCGCTCTGGGGGGTCTCCGTGTTTGCTGATCTCCATGAGCGGTTGAAGGGCCTCGTTCAGCTCGAAAACCAGTACCTGGGCTTTGACGACCCCGATCCCATCCATGGCCGGCCACGGAACGACACCCGGATACGAGCCACGCTCAGCCTGGTTGCACCGCTGCCCTGGTGGGACCTGGACCTGGGGCTGTCCTATGTGGCCACCCGGAACCGCTCCAACCTCGACGAGCACGACTACCTCCGGCAGCAGACCACCTGCATGATCACCAAGAGGTTCTAA